One region of Aminivibrio sp. genomic DNA includes:
- the smpB gene encoding SsrA-binding protein SmpB yields the protein MADRTVAQNRKARHDYFILETFECGIVLTGTEIKSVRDGKVNLKEGYALIRNGELWLVGVHISPYEKGGYYNHEPLRDRKLLMKKHEILRLFSKVREKGLTLVPLSMYLKEGKRAKVELALVKGKLLHDKRDSIAERDAKRDMERAVRHRNRDD from the coding sequence ATGGCGGACCGGACAGTAGCGCAAAATAGAAAAGCCCGGCATGACTACTTCATCCTTGAGACCTTTGAATGCGGCATCGTCCTCACGGGCACGGAGATTAAATCCGTCCGGGACGGCAAGGTCAACCTCAAGGAAGGGTATGCGCTGATCCGGAACGGCGAGCTCTGGCTCGTGGGGGTCCACATCTCCCCCTACGAAAAGGGCGGCTACTACAACCACGAACCTCTCCGGGACCGGAAACTCCTTATGAAGAAGCACGAAATCCTGCGTCTCTTCTCGAAGGTCCGGGAAAAAGGTCTCACCCTCGTTCCCCTCTCCATGTACCTCAAGGAAGGGAAGCGGGCCAAGGTGGAACTGGCGCTCGTCAAAGGGAAACTGCTCCACGACAAGCGTGACTCCATAGCGGAACGGGACGCCAAGCGCGACATGGAACGGGCGGTCCGGCACAGAAACAGAGATGATTAA
- a CDS encoding energy-coupling factor ABC transporter ATP-binding protein, translating into MTRQAQTSRTLPLYEIQDLVCSYGEDPVLRIDRLDIPSDGPTAFAGHNGSGKSTLLKALAFLLKPAAGTIRFLGNSTEERERELRREVTLLLQEPYLLRRSVFENVAYGLRARGDTDRLADRVAEALEMVGLSPDFGKREWFRLSGGESRRVALASRLVLRTKVLLLDEPTAHVDEENALLMARVIREAWEKWGTISLIASHDIQWLDGVCGRRVLMRRGKIERISA; encoded by the coding sequence ATGACCAGGCAAGCCCAAACATCCCGAACGCTGCCTCTCTACGAGATCCAAGACCTCGTGTGTTCCTACGGTGAAGACCCCGTGCTGCGCATCGACCGGCTGGACATCCCGTCCGACGGCCCCACCGCCTTCGCCGGGCACAACGGCAGCGGCAAGAGCACCCTCCTGAAGGCCCTCGCCTTCCTCCTGAAACCGGCGGCCGGCACCATCCGCTTCCTGGGAAACTCAACGGAAGAACGGGAAAGGGAACTCCGCCGGGAAGTAACCCTCCTCCTCCAGGAACCTTACCTCCTCCGGCGGTCCGTCTTCGAGAACGTGGCCTACGGACTTCGGGCCCGGGGAGACACGGATCGCCTCGCCGACCGGGTTGCCGAAGCCCTCGAAATGGTCGGCCTGTCCCCGGACTTCGGCAAAAGAGAATGGTTCAGGCTCTCGGGAGGAGAATCGCGGAGAGTGGCCCTCGCATCCCGCCTCGTCCTGCGGACGAAAGTGCTCCTCCTCGACGAGCCCACCGCCCACGTGGACGAAGAAAACGCCCTTCTCATGGCCCGGGTGATCAGGGAAGCATGGGAGAAATGGGGCACCATCTCCCTCATTGCCTCCCACGACATCCAGTGGCTCGACGGCGTCTGCGGCAGACGCGTCCTCATGAGGCGGGGAAAAATCGAGAGAATTTCCGCCTGA
- a CDS encoding ABC transporter permease, translated as MNYLSEGFIQGLGLIFTMNEEVWTAVSTTLKLSCLSIAVTLAIGVPSGFILGYFSFPGRKILRITVDTLLSLPTVVVGLFVYAFISNRGPLGGYGLLFTIPGMAIGQTILALPIVVALTASAVESVDDRLRLTLLTLGARGKRLALSTLWESRHQILLAAVTAYGRVTAEVGVSMMLGGNIKWHTRTITTAITLETGKGEFSTGIALGVLLLVLSFVLNWSLAALRRRTAS; from the coding sequence GTGAACTACCTTTCGGAAGGCTTCATCCAGGGGCTCGGCCTCATCTTCACCATGAACGAGGAAGTATGGACGGCAGTGAGCACAACCCTCAAGCTTTCCTGTTTGTCCATTGCCGTTACCTTGGCCATAGGGGTTCCTTCGGGCTTCATCCTCGGCTACTTCTCCTTCCCGGGGCGCAAAATCCTCCGGATCACCGTGGACACCCTCCTTTCCCTCCCCACCGTAGTGGTGGGACTCTTCGTCTATGCCTTCATTTCCAACCGGGGGCCCCTCGGCGGCTACGGGCTTCTCTTCACCATCCCCGGCATGGCCATCGGCCAAACCATCCTTGCCCTTCCGATCGTGGTCGCCCTTACGGCATCCGCCGTGGAAAGCGTTGATGACCGACTTCGCCTTACCCTCCTCACTCTGGGGGCCCGAGGAAAGCGCCTCGCCCTCTCCACCCTCTGGGAGAGCAGACACCAGATCCTCCTCGCCGCCGTCACCGCCTACGGAAGGGTCACCGCCGAAGTGGGCGTCTCCATGATGCTCGGCGGCAACATAAAGTGGCACACCCGCACCATCACCACCGCCATCACACTGGAAACAGGCAAGGGAGAATTCTCCACCGGCATCGCTCTCGGCGTCCTGCTTCTTGTCCTCTCCTTCGTCCTCAACTGGTCTCTTGCGGCCCTCCGCAGGAGGACGGCATCATGA
- a CDS encoding isochorismatase family protein, with protein MIPFRLRRETACMVMVDVQERLLPAISGAEEIRRNTVKLATAARVLSVPFVYTEQYPRGLGPTDGEILAALPEGAPRMEKTTFSCCDEAAFEELLQGTGRSVPVIFGIETHICILATVLDLLEKGRKVVLASDACGSRDPLKAERALSAMVSSGALAVPVESVIYHLMGRSGTPEFKELLPLFKG; from the coding sequence ATGATTCCTTTCAGACTGAGGCGGGAGACCGCCTGCATGGTGATGGTGGACGTTCAGGAGCGGCTTCTTCCCGCCATTTCCGGAGCGGAGGAGATCCGCCGGAATACGGTGAAGCTGGCGACGGCAGCGAGAGTGCTTTCCGTTCCCTTCGTGTACACGGAACAGTACCCCAGGGGGCTCGGCCCCACCGATGGGGAGATCCTGGCGGCCTTGCCTGAGGGCGCCCCCCGCATGGAAAAGACGACGTTTTCCTGCTGCGACGAGGCCGCTTTTGAAGAGCTTCTTCAGGGAACGGGCCGCTCTGTGCCGGTGATATTCGGCATCGAGACCCACATCTGCATCCTTGCTACCGTTCTCGACCTCCTTGAGAAGGGCCGGAAGGTGGTGCTCGCCTCGGATGCCTGCGGGAGCAGGGACCCTCTGAAGGCCGAGCGGGCCCTCTCGGCCATGGTGTCGTCCGGTGCCCTGGCGGTACCCGTGGAGTCGGTGATCTACCACCTGATGGGCAGATCGGGAACGCCTGAGTTCAAGGAGCTTCTCCCCCTCTTCAAGGGATGA
- a CDS encoding malic enzyme-like NAD(P)-binding protein — MNIDREKALLLHRKARGKIRIYPTVNIRNEEDLGMVYVQGGAYAAAGIMEDPEAVFEYSGKGNRLALISDGSAVLGMGNIGPRAALPVMEGKCLLFKNFGDVNAIPLCIDARNADDIVAMAKMVAPTFGAINIEDVSSPNSFTVVERLQSELDIPVFCDDQHGTAVVVLAALMNALKLVEKELRDTSTVIMGAGAAGISVARLLLHAGAGQVTVLNKCGIIGPGNSCMNFVQEELAKRLGETRGGASLDEAVKGADVFIGLSSRGKISTSHVRSMKPGSIILALSMPEPEISAEEASAAGAAVFAEGLTGTSNAMPNLHAYPGIARGLLDVRAKGLNENILMAASRAVAGAVDRRRLSRRCIIPDLFSDEVTPRVAEAVAQTAIAEGLASLHVPPKQVYEETWQRLFGGIMERV; from the coding sequence GTGAACATCGACAGGGAAAAGGCCCTACTGCTGCACCGGAAGGCCCGGGGGAAGATCCGGATCTACCCCACGGTGAACATACGGAACGAGGAAGACCTCGGCATGGTCTACGTCCAGGGGGGCGCATACGCCGCCGCCGGGATCATGGAAGATCCGGAAGCCGTCTTCGAATATTCGGGGAAGGGAAACCGGCTCGCTCTCATCAGCGACGGTTCGGCGGTCCTGGGCATGGGCAACATCGGGCCCAGGGCGGCGCTGCCGGTGATGGAGGGCAAGTGCCTGCTCTTCAAGAACTTCGGCGACGTGAACGCCATTCCTCTCTGCATCGACGCCCGGAATGCCGACGATATCGTCGCCATGGCGAAGATGGTCGCCCCCACCTTCGGGGCGATCAACATCGAGGACGTGTCGAGCCCCAACTCCTTTACCGTGGTGGAGCGCCTCCAGTCTGAGCTGGACATCCCCGTTTTCTGCGACGACCAGCACGGCACGGCGGTGGTGGTTCTGGCCGCGCTGATGAACGCCCTGAAGCTGGTGGAAAAGGAGCTCCGGGATACTTCCACGGTCATCATGGGGGCGGGGGCTGCGGGCATCTCCGTGGCGCGGCTGCTGCTCCACGCGGGTGCGGGGCAGGTCACGGTACTGAACAAGTGCGGCATCATCGGGCCGGGCAACAGCTGCATGAATTTCGTCCAGGAAGAACTGGCGAAACGGCTCGGGGAAACCCGGGGAGGGGCCTCCCTGGATGAAGCCGTGAAGGGAGCGGATGTTTTCATCGGTCTTTCGTCGAGAGGGAAAATCAGTACATCTCACGTGCGCTCCATGAAACCGGGAAGCATTATCCTCGCCCTCTCCATGCCCGAGCCGGAGATCTCCGCGGAAGAGGCTTCCGCCGCCGGCGCCGCCGTTTTCGCCGAAGGGCTCACGGGAACGTCCAACGCCATGCCGAACCTCCACGCCTACCCGGGGATCGCACGGGGGCTTCTGGACGTCCGGGCCAAGGGGCTGAATGAAAACATCCTCATGGCGGCATCCCGGGCCGTTGCGGGAGCGGTGGACCGGAGGCGTCTTTCCCGGCGGTGCATCATCCCGGACCTGTTCTCCGATGAAGTGACCCCCAGGGTGGCCGAGGCCGTGGCCCAGACGGCCATCGCCGAGGGGCTCGCCTCCCTGCATGTTCCGCCGAAACAGGTGTACGAGGAAACCTGGCAGCGTCTCTTCGGCGGCATCATGGAAAGGGTGTAA
- a CDS encoding isoprenylcysteine carboxylmethyltransferase family protein encodes MIMVITMNDIRAAAFKLRGGLWTVLFLGVFFLSEPVSAGAVTAGLLLVFLGQGVRFWAAGCITRYRGEQVGAERLVTWGPYALARNPLYIGNGLIGAGWGLLAGWKALLLFVVAFFVIYGVLIIPWEESFLRRKFGREYERYMERTGRYFPKRWNQEDLDGPFDLSVLWKSERHSVFVTLAGTILLLFRAL; translated from the coding sequence ATGATCATGGTGATCACCATGAATGATATACGGGCGGCCGCGTTCAAACTGAGGGGCGGCCTCTGGACCGTCCTCTTTCTTGGAGTTTTCTTCCTGTCCGAACCGGTTTCCGCCGGCGCCGTAACCGCCGGGCTTCTTCTTGTTTTCCTCGGGCAGGGAGTCCGCTTTTGGGCCGCCGGGTGCATCACCCGCTACCGGGGCGAACAGGTAGGGGCGGAGCGGCTTGTCACCTGGGGCCCCTACGCCCTCGCCCGGAACCCCCTCTACATAGGCAACGGCCTCATCGGCGCCGGCTGGGGGCTCCTCGCCGGCTGGAAGGCCCTGCTTCTCTTTGTCGTCGCCTTCTTCGTGATCTACGGAGTGCTCATCATCCCCTGGGAGGAATCCTTCCTGCGCCGGAAGTTCGGCCGGGAGTACGAGCGGTACATGGAACGGACCGGGCGCTACTTCCCCAAGCGGTGGAACCAGGAAGACCTGGACGGCCCCTTCGACCTTTCCGTTCTCTGGAAGAGCGAACGTCACTCGGTCTTCGTCACCCTGGCCGGAACGATATTGCTGCTCTTCCGGGCACTGTAG
- a CDS encoding flippase-like domain-containing protein, protein MTLRKGLVLFLLLSFGVSAVVLLSSVDGETWSTVLGADKRLLLLALVFVLLAWACDASRFCALARAAGEKIDFKLGMVLTWLHYFGCAVTPMQSGGGPFQVYVLYKRKVALGKGIAITLTRTLLTILILGIVVPVAVFIEPELLRGRLFLKGVFSYVLAFIIISWVLVVLSITRPASIKRWGRVFTLWLKNFGVVKPERVLKIVKRINLEVDNYNLNIQMFFSCGLKYFLLAIVLSVFHLLFIFSVLPCLIASVDLPFHYLQAVLAQAVFTFLLYFVPTPGASGVAEGGGAALFGLLVPWNMAGVMAIAWRFFTEYLAIAMGVVVAVKLLGWGVTEELYDHEPPVEEEAGENDFSDDHGDHHE, encoded by the coding sequence TTGACCCTTCGTAAAGGCCTGGTGCTTTTTCTGCTGCTCTCCTTCGGAGTCAGCGCCGTGGTTCTCCTGTCCAGCGTGGACGGCGAAACCTGGTCCACCGTTCTGGGTGCCGATAAGCGGCTCCTGCTGCTTGCCCTTGTATTTGTCCTCTTGGCGTGGGCCTGTGACGCCTCCCGATTCTGCGCCCTTGCCCGGGCCGCCGGTGAAAAAATCGACTTCAAGCTGGGAATGGTGCTCACGTGGCTTCACTATTTCGGCTGCGCCGTCACCCCCATGCAGAGCGGCGGGGGGCCCTTCCAGGTCTACGTCCTCTACAAGAGGAAGGTCGCCCTCGGCAAGGGAATCGCCATCACCCTCACCCGGACCCTGCTCACAATCCTCATCCTGGGAATCGTCGTTCCCGTGGCGGTCTTCATCGAACCGGAACTCCTCAGGGGTCGCCTCTTCCTCAAGGGAGTGTTCTCCTACGTCCTCGCCTTCATCATCATCTCCTGGGTCCTCGTGGTTCTCAGCATTACCAGGCCCGCGAGCATCAAGAGGTGGGGCAGGGTCTTCACCCTGTGGCTCAAGAACTTCGGCGTGGTCAAGCCCGAACGGGTGCTCAAGATCGTCAAGCGGATCAACCTGGAGGTGGACAACTACAACCTCAACATCCAGATGTTCTTTTCCTGCGGGTTGAAATATTTTCTCCTGGCGATCGTCCTTTCCGTATTCCACCTGCTTTTCATCTTTTCAGTGCTTCCCTGCCTCATCGCGTCGGTCGACCTGCCCTTCCACTATCTTCAGGCGGTGCTTGCCCAGGCCGTTTTCACGTTCCTTCTGTACTTTGTCCCCACCCCTGGGGCGAGCGGCGTGGCGGAAGGCGGAGGAGCCGCCCTCTTCGGGCTGCTGGTGCCATGGAATATGGCGGGCGTCATGGCCATCGCGTGGCGGTTTTTCACCGAATACCTCGCCATCGCCATGGGCGTGGTTGTGGCGGTGAAGCTGCTGGGCTGGGGCGTCACGGAGGAACTCTACGACCATGAGCCCCCGGTGGAGGAAGAAGCCGGGGAGAACGATTTTTCCGATGATCATGGTGATCACCATGAATGA